One region of Streptomyces davaonensis JCM 4913 genomic DNA includes:
- a CDS encoding alpha/beta fold hydrolase, with amino-acid sequence MTTHTELPPMRGRLLDVADRKIFVAETGDGPPVLLLHGGGPGASGVSNYSRNIGALAKEYRVIVPDLPGYGRSSKGVDGADPFGYLADGIRGLLDQLGLEKAHLVGNSYGGACALRLALDTPERVDRMVLMGPGGIGTTRALPTPGLNSLLNYYSGDGPSRPKLEKFIRNHLVFNAADVPDSVIDARYRDSIDPEVVAAPPLRRPSGPNALRTLWRMDFTRDARLARLPVPTLVLWGAADRVNRPSGGRMLAERLPNCDLYMVANTGHWVQFERAELFNRLCADFLAGRR; translated from the coding sequence ATGACCACACACACCGAACTCCCCCCGATGCGGGGACGCCTGCTGGACGTCGCAGACCGGAAGATCTTCGTCGCGGAGACCGGCGACGGCCCGCCCGTCCTGCTCCTGCACGGCGGTGGCCCCGGAGCTTCCGGAGTCTCCAACTACAGCCGGAACATCGGCGCGTTGGCCAAGGAGTATCGAGTCATTGTGCCCGACCTGCCCGGCTACGGCCGCAGCAGCAAGGGCGTCGACGGCGCGGATCCGTTCGGGTATCTGGCCGACGGTATCCGGGGACTGCTGGATCAACTCGGCCTCGAAAAGGCGCACTTGGTGGGGAATTCCTACGGCGGCGCCTGTGCCCTGCGGCTCGCCCTGGACACCCCGGAGCGGGTCGACCGGATGGTCCTGATGGGCCCCGGCGGCATCGGCACCACCCGAGCCCTGCCCACGCCCGGACTGAACAGCCTGCTCAACTACTACTCCGGGGACGGCCCTTCGCGCCCGAAGCTGGAGAAGTTCATCCGGAACCACCTCGTCTTCAACGCCGCCGACGTCCCGGACTCGGTCATCGACGCCCGCTACCGGGACAGCATCGACCCCGAGGTCGTCGCGGCCCCGCCGCTGCGCAGGCCGTCCGGACCGAACGCGCTGCGCACTCTGTGGAGGATGGACTTCACCCGCGATGCCCGGCTGGCCCGGCTCCCCGTGCCGACCCTGGTGCTGTGGGGCGCCGCCGACCGGGTGAACCGGCCGAGCGGCGGCCGGATGCTCGCCGAGCGGCTGCCGAACTGCGATCTGTACATGGTCGCCAACACCGGCCACTGGGTGCAGTTCGAACGCGCCGAGCTGTTCAACCGGCTGTGCGCCGACTTCCTGGCGGGCCGGCGATGA
- a CDS encoding putative leader peptide encodes MGVGMSTLVRTALSSPLLTSRRHIDFRRTSSAICRPF; translated from the coding sequence ATGGGGGTGGGCATGAGCACGCTCGTTCGCACAGCGCTGTCGTCGCCCCTTCTGACCTCCCGCCGTCACATCGATTTCCGTCGTACGTCGAGCGCCATCTGTCGGCCCTTCTGA
- a CDS encoding ABC transporter substrate-binding protein, which translates to MSAARPLTTLRTLAAIAALPLLLTACGYGSDSDDDGGQAKVAADAKKLSADEVRIGYFPNLTHATALVGVEEGIFQKELGGTTIKSSTFNAGPSEIEALNSGSIDIGWIGPSPAINGYTKADGSNLRIISGSASGGVKLVVNPDKVKSLKDLKGKKIATPQLGNTQDVAFLNWIAEQGWKVDAQSGKGDVSVVRTDNKVTPDAYKSGSIDGAWVPEPTASKLVAEGGKVLLDEADLWPDKKFVITNIIVSQKFLKEHPDVVEAVLRGSVKANEWINANPDEAKASANKALEEESGKALPAEVIDPAWKSITFLDDPLAATLDTEAEHAVKAGLLEQPDLNGIYDLTLLNKVLKDEGQDAVDDAGLGVK; encoded by the coding sequence GTGTCTGCCGCACGACCGCTCACCACCCTGCGCACCCTTGCCGCCATAGCCGCGCTCCCCCTCCTGCTGACCGCTTGCGGTTACGGTTCCGACTCCGACGACGACGGCGGGCAGGCCAAGGTCGCCGCGGACGCCAAGAAGCTCTCCGCCGACGAGGTGCGGATCGGCTACTTCCCGAACCTCACCCACGCCACCGCGCTGGTGGGCGTCGAGGAGGGCATCTTCCAGAAGGAGCTGGGCGGCACCACGATCAAGTCCTCGACCTTCAACGCCGGTCCCTCCGAGATCGAGGCGCTGAACTCGGGGTCCATCGACATCGGCTGGATCGGCCCCTCGCCCGCCATCAACGGCTACACCAAGGCGGACGGTTCCAACCTGCGGATCATCTCCGGCTCGGCCTCAGGCGGCGTGAAGCTGGTGGTGAACCCGGACAAGGTCAAGTCCCTCAAGGACCTCAAGGGCAAGAAGATCGCCACCCCGCAGCTCGGCAACACGCAGGACGTGGCGTTCCTCAACTGGATCGCCGAGCAGGGCTGGAAGGTCGACGCGCAGAGCGGCAAGGGTGACGTCTCCGTCGTCCGCACCGACAACAAGGTGACCCCGGACGCCTACAAGTCCGGCTCCATCGACGGCGCCTGGGTGCCGGAGCCGACCGCGTCCAAGCTGGTCGCCGAGGGCGGGAAGGTGCTGCTGGACGAGGCCGACCTGTGGCCCGACAAGAAGTTTGTGATCACGAACATCATCGTGTCCCAGAAGTTCCTCAAGGAGCACCCGGACGTCGTCGAGGCCGTGCTCCGCGGCTCGGTGAAGGCCAACGAGTGGATCAACGCCAACCCGGACGAGGCCAAGGCGTCCGCCAACAAGGCCCTTGAGGAGGAGTCCGGCAAGGCCCTGCCCGCCGAGGTCATCGACCCGGCCTGGAAGTCGATCACCTTCCTCGACGACCCGCTGGCCGCGACGCTCGACACCGAGGCCGAGCACGCCGTGAAGGCCGGTCTGTTGGAGCAGCCCGATCTCAACGGGATCTACGACCTCACCCTGCTGAACAAGGTCCTCAAGGACGAGGGTCAGGACGCGGTCGACGACGCCGGTCTCGGCGTCAAGTAA
- a CDS encoding acyl-CoA dehydrogenase family protein — translation MGVAPAPSRTAAQSGPPGPDRTHWLRVARETADDLATDAVAREQAGKAPFDEVSRLREAGLLTLLIPAEHGGGGADWATACAVLREIAAADAAIGQLLGCHYLLAYSARLFAEPGLGAQVERRSAAELWCWGGGVARQEPRLTLLPSGDGYVLNGRQSYVTGVLVADRLAVRAVRADTGEPLAVIADASGRGVRIDDDADPFGQRLAAGGSVEFDGVRLGPDEVLGSLPADEDVLSPTASLAAPLGRLVSVQLRLGIAEGVLGEAREYSRAGHSPWHPEWPAGSPQDPQTLAAYGELTVLTRSASALAAEALTALESGLRRGADLTYDECAEISILVAVAEAAAARAAHESTARALHIIGARSASARLGLDRFWRNARTHALYEPVAHRLRDVGDYFLNGAHPPFTLPV, via the coding sequence ATGGGCGTCGCCCCTGCCCCGTCCCGCACCGCCGCGCAGTCCGGCCCGCCCGGACCCGACCGTACACACTGGCTGCGCGTCGCCCGTGAGACGGCGGACGACCTGGCCACGGACGCGGTGGCCAGGGAACAGGCGGGCAAGGCGCCCTTCGACGAGGTGTCCCGGCTCCGCGAGGCCGGACTGCTGACCCTGCTGATCCCGGCCGAACACGGAGGCGGGGGCGCCGACTGGGCCACGGCCTGCGCGGTCCTCCGGGAGATCGCCGCCGCCGACGCGGCCATCGGCCAACTCCTGGGCTGTCACTACCTCTTGGCGTACAGCGCCCGGCTCTTCGCCGAGCCGGGGCTCGGCGCACAGGTGGAGCGCCGGTCGGCGGCCGAGCTGTGGTGCTGGGGCGGGGGCGTCGCCCGCCAAGAACCCCGGCTGACGCTGTTGCCGTCCGGTGACGGGTACGTCCTGAACGGCCGGCAGAGCTACGTCACCGGCGTGCTGGTCGCCGACCGGCTGGCGGTACGGGCCGTGCGCGCCGACACCGGCGAGCCCCTCGCGGTCATCGCCGACGCCTCCGGCCGGGGCGTACGGATCGACGACGACGCGGACCCCTTCGGCCAGCGGCTCGCCGCCGGGGGAAGCGTGGAGTTCGACGGTGTACGGCTGGGCCCCGACGAGGTGCTCGGCTCACTCCCCGCCGACGAGGACGTCCTGTCCCCCACGGCGTCCCTGGCCGCTCCGCTCGGGCGGCTCGTCTCGGTCCAGCTCCGGCTCGGCATCGCCGAGGGAGTGCTGGGCGAGGCCCGGGAGTACAGCAGGGCGGGCCACTCCCCCTGGCATCCGGAGTGGCCCGCCGGTTCTCCCCAGGACCCGCAGACGCTGGCCGCCTACGGCGAGCTCACCGTCCTCACCCGGTCGGCGTCCGCACTGGCCGCCGAGGCGCTGACCGCCCTGGAGAGCGGTCTGCGCCGGGGCGCGGACCTCACCTACGACGAATGCGCCGAGATCTCGATCCTGGTCGCCGTCGCCGAGGCCGCCGCCGCCAGGGCCGCCCACGAGTCCACGGCCCGCGCCCTCCACATCATCGGCGCCCGCTCGGCCTCCGCCCGCCTGGGCCTGGACCGCTTCTGGCGCAACGCCCGGACCCACGCCCTGTACGAGCCCGTCGCCCACCGGCTGCGTGACGTCGGCGACTACTTCCTCAACGGAGCGCATCCTCCGTTCACGCTGCCGGTGTGA
- a CDS encoding bifunctional 3-(3-hydroxy-phenyl)propionate/3-hydroxycinnamic acid hydroxylase, with translation MTEIRDGDGAYDVAVIGYGPTGVTAANLLGATGLRVVVLERDADVYARARAISTDEEVMRIWQRIGLAERLKKDMLAERPLDFVDAAGRPFISAHPSPRGHGHPPQMFLYQPALERVLRDGVTRYPNVEVLLRHECLRLRQDAEGVELTVTGADDAVRRLRASYVIAADGGSSLTRAQLNVGYEGRTYEDRWVVIDTEMLKPWPDHDRLRFRCDPARPAVDCPTPLGHHRWEFPILPGDDETYLTTDEAVYELVSRYGISRDSVRILRATVYSHHVRFASRFRVGRVFLAGDAAHAMPPWIGQGMAAGVRDAANLCWKLAAVLRGELPQTALDSYEAERMPHVREVTRRAVFVGRIITERRTTVATARNVALRALDRIPGFSQWTQDANWIPRAHYGAGLQVHSRGAKAAGHQIPQPWVTGPDGTRVRLDDALGGRWVLLHARTAGPQHAWDRLGVPSLTLTPAGSSPAEGTLVDSDGVLLPWLRRHRATTLALRPDAYVYAAAPDSAQLPPPPGGFAPTHTPARTR, from the coding sequence ATGACCGAGATCAGAGACGGTGACGGCGCCTACGACGTGGCGGTGATCGGCTACGGGCCGACCGGTGTGACAGCCGCCAATCTGCTCGGCGCGACGGGCCTCAGGGTGGTCGTGCTGGAACGCGACGCGGATGTCTACGCCCGAGCGCGCGCGATCTCCACGGACGAGGAGGTCATGCGGATCTGGCAGCGCATCGGCCTGGCCGAGCGGCTGAAGAAGGACATGCTGGCCGAGCGCCCGCTGGACTTCGTGGACGCCGCGGGCCGCCCCTTCATCAGCGCCCACCCCAGCCCGCGCGGACACGGCCATCCGCCGCAGATGTTCCTCTACCAGCCGGCGCTGGAGCGGGTCCTGCGCGACGGCGTCACGAGATATCCGAACGTCGAGGTGCTGCTCCGGCACGAGTGCCTACGGCTCCGCCAGGACGCCGAGGGCGTGGAACTGACCGTGACCGGTGCCGACGACGCGGTACGGCGGCTGCGGGCGTCGTACGTCATCGCCGCCGACGGTGGTTCCAGCCTCACCCGGGCGCAGCTCAACGTGGGGTACGAGGGACGGACGTACGAGGACCGCTGGGTCGTCATCGACACCGAGATGCTCAAGCCCTGGCCGGACCACGACCGGCTGCGCTTCCGCTGCGACCCGGCGCGCCCGGCGGTCGACTGCCCGACCCCGCTCGGGCACCACCGCTGGGAGTTCCCGATCCTGCCGGGCGACGACGAGACGTATCTGACCACCGACGAGGCCGTCTACGAACTGGTGTCCCGCTACGGGATCAGCCGGGACAGCGTCAGGATCCTGCGGGCCACCGTCTACAGCCACCATGTCCGCTTCGCCTCCCGGTTCCGCGTTGGCCGGGTCTTCCTGGCCGGGGACGCCGCCCACGCCATGCCGCCGTGGATCGGACAGGGCATGGCCGCCGGGGTGCGGGACGCGGCCAACCTGTGCTGGAAGCTGGCCGCCGTGCTCCGCGGCGAACTGCCGCAGACGGCGCTCGACAGCTACGAGGCCGAACGCATGCCGCATGTGCGGGAGGTGACCAGGAGGGCGGTTTTCGTCGGCCGGATCATCACCGAGCGACGTACGACGGTGGCGACGGCACGGAACGTCGCACTGCGCGCCCTCGACCGCATCCCGGGCTTCAGCCAGTGGACGCAGGACGCCAACTGGATCCCGCGCGCCCACTACGGGGCAGGGCTCCAGGTCCACTCGCGCGGCGCCAAGGCCGCCGGGCACCAGATCCCCCAGCCCTGGGTGACCGGCCCCGACGGCACGCGAGTACGGCTGGACGACGCGCTCGGCGGCCGATGGGTGCTGCTGCACGCCCGTACGGCCGGCCCGCAGCACGCGTGGGACCGCCTCGGCGTCCCCTCGCTCACCCTCACACCGGCCGGGTCGAGTCCGGCCGAGGGCACGCTGGTCGACAGCGACGGAGTGCTGCTGCCCTGGCTGCGCCGGCACCGCGCGACCACCCTCGCGCTGCGCCCCGACGCCTACGTCTACGCGGCAGCCCCTGACTCCGCCCAACTTCCCCCGCCGCCAGGTGGGTTCGCGCCCACCCACACCCCTGCGAGGACTCGATGA
- a CDS encoding ABC transporter permease, with amino-acid sequence MASTDTTAKDGNDLAGLEAGLDALDTVQTSRTPLRETLVRKVLPPVTAVALVLVVWQLLVWAEVTPAYKLPAPSAVWDEVRTAWLQGTLLDYIWTSVSRGLLGFLFALAIGTPLGLLVARVKFVRAAIGPILSGLQSLPSVAWVPPAVLWLGLNNSMMYAVILLGAVPSIANGLVAGIDQIPPLFLRAGRTLGATGLKGAWHIVMPGALPGYLAGLKQGWAFSWRSLMAAEIIASSPDLGVGLGQLLENGRNNASMSQVFLAIFLILLVGIAIDLLIFSPLERRVLRSRGLLVKS; translated from the coding sequence ATGGCCAGCACTGACACCACCGCCAAGGACGGCAACGACCTCGCCGGACTCGAAGCGGGTCTGGACGCCCTCGACACCGTCCAGACCAGCCGCACCCCCCTGCGCGAGACCTTGGTCCGCAAGGTGCTGCCGCCGGTCACGGCGGTCGCACTGGTCCTGGTGGTCTGGCAGCTGCTGGTCTGGGCAGAGGTCACCCCGGCCTACAAGCTCCCCGCACCCTCGGCGGTATGGGACGAGGTCCGGACGGCCTGGCTCCAGGGCACCCTGCTCGACTACATCTGGACGAGCGTCTCGCGAGGACTGCTCGGCTTCCTCTTCGCCCTGGCCATCGGCACCCCGCTCGGCCTGCTCGTCGCCCGCGTGAAGTTCGTCCGCGCGGCCATCGGCCCGATCCTCTCCGGCCTCCAGTCCCTCCCCTCGGTCGCCTGGGTGCCGCCGGCCGTGCTGTGGCTGGGTCTGAACAACTCCATGATGTACGCCGTCATCCTGCTCGGCGCGGTCCCCTCCATCGCCAACGGCCTGGTAGCGGGCATCGACCAGATCCCCCCGCTGTTCCTGCGCGCCGGACGCACCCTCGGCGCGACCGGTCTGAAGGGCGCCTGGCACATCGTGATGCCGGGCGCGCTGCCCGGCTATCTGGCGGGACTGAAGCAGGGCTGGGCGTTCTCCTGGCGCTCGCTCATGGCCGCCGAGATCATCGCCTCCTCCCCCGATCTCGGCGTCGGCCTGGGCCAGTTGCTGGAGAACGGCCGCAACAACGCCAGCATGTCCCAGGTCTTCCTGGCCATCTTCCTGATCCTGCTCGTCGGCATCGCCATCGACCTGCTGATCTTCAGCCCGCTGGAGCGCCGGGTGCTGCGCAGCCGCGGTCTGCTGGTCAAGAGCTGA
- a CDS encoding VOC family protein, translating into MSTSVFGAVHLGYLVIETECFTDWARFGTDAIGMHRDDLDSGLLRFRLDEQECRFLLRRGPAEDVVATGWHIDDHDSFERIEARVRAHGVPVVRGTAEEAELRGVERLLRFPGPKGITQEIYTTPVKAAEPLRMLASGFVTGDAGMGHVAITSTKPTRLRGYFDTVFDARLTDYIDETISGVKLKIRFLRVNERHHSIAIAATRGLPVDPVRTRVQHLNIQAESLDDLARSYQRVHELGFEMALSVGQHTNDKELSYYARTPSGFEWEVGWNPLVVDESTWEPSTHQGISVWGHLPVGRTIVDTLEQFRLGARSLARREDTVPALSGSGVLDD; encoded by the coding sequence ATGAGCACGTCCGTCTTCGGCGCCGTCCACCTCGGCTACCTCGTCATCGAGACCGAGTGCTTCACCGACTGGGCCCGCTTCGGCACCGACGCCATCGGCATGCACCGCGACGACCTGGACTCCGGCCTGCTGCGTTTCCGCCTCGACGAGCAGGAGTGCCGCTTCCTGCTGCGGCGCGGTCCGGCCGAGGATGTCGTGGCGACCGGCTGGCACATCGACGACCACGACTCCTTCGAGCGGATCGAGGCCCGCGTCCGCGCCCATGGCGTACCCGTCGTGCGAGGTACGGCGGAGGAGGCCGAACTGCGCGGTGTCGAGCGTCTGTTGCGGTTCCCCGGGCCCAAGGGCATCACGCAGGAGATCTACACGACGCCGGTCAAGGCGGCCGAGCCGCTGCGGATGCTGGCCTCCGGGTTCGTGACCGGCGACGCGGGCATGGGGCACGTCGCGATCACCTCCACGAAGCCGACGCGGCTGCGGGGCTACTTCGACACCGTCTTCGACGCCCGGCTCACCGACTACATCGACGAGACCATCAGCGGCGTCAAACTCAAGATCCGCTTCCTGCGGGTCAACGAACGCCACCACTCCATCGCCATCGCCGCCACCCGCGGCCTGCCCGTCGACCCCGTCCGCACGCGCGTCCAGCATCTGAACATCCAGGCCGAGAGTCTGGACGACCTGGCGCGGAGCTATCAGCGGGTGCACGAACTCGGCTTCGAGATGGCCCTGTCCGTGGGACAGCACACCAACGACAAGGAGCTGTCGTACTACGCCCGCACCCCCTCCGGCTTCGAATGGGAGGTCGGCTGGAACCCCCTGGTCGTCGACGAGTCGACCTGGGAGCCCAGCACCCACCAGGGCATCAGCGTCTGGGGGCACCTCCCGGTCGGCCGCACGATCGTCGACACCCTGGAGCAGTTCCGCCTCGGCGCCCGCTCCCTGGCACGGCGTGAGGACACCGTCCCCGCGCTGAGCGGAAGCGGTGTCCTCGACGACTGA
- a CDS encoding amino acid ABC transporter permease, with protein sequence MATSSELSPALSESPPNTSAAPDDDPRIVPRRHLGRWITAAAALLVFAMVVNSVVRNRAFQWDVVARYFTTAAVLDGLLLTLWLTGVVMVLGFLLGIPLAVMRLSANPVLRTLSWGYVWVFRSTPLLVQLLFWFNIGALYPTLGLGVPFGPQFVSVQTVNLLGPTLTAVIGLTLHEAAYAAEVVRGGILSVDTGQREAAQALGIGRRRTLRRIVIPQAMRSIVPTAGNMLIGTLKGTSIVSVLAVHDLLYSVQLVYNQTYQVIPLLMVATLWYIAVTTVLSVGQFYVERHYARGSVARP encoded by the coding sequence ATGGCCACGTCCTCCGAACTCTCCCCCGCCCTCTCCGAATCGCCGCCGAACACCTCCGCAGCGCCCGACGACGACCCTCGGATCGTGCCGCGTCGCCACCTCGGCCGCTGGATCACCGCTGCCGCCGCGCTGCTGGTCTTCGCGATGGTGGTCAACTCCGTCGTCCGCAACCGGGCCTTCCAGTGGGACGTGGTGGCCCGGTACTTCACCACCGCCGCCGTCCTCGACGGACTGCTGCTCACCCTGTGGCTGACCGGCGTGGTGATGGTGCTCGGGTTTCTGCTCGGCATCCCGCTCGCGGTCATGCGGCTCTCGGCCAACCCGGTGCTGCGCACGCTGAGTTGGGGCTACGTGTGGGTCTTCAGGTCCACCCCGCTGCTGGTGCAGCTGCTCTTCTGGTTCAACATCGGCGCCCTGTACCCGACGCTCGGCCTCGGCGTTCCCTTCGGGCCGCAGTTCGTGTCCGTCCAGACGGTGAACCTGCTCGGCCCGACCCTCACCGCGGTCATCGGCCTGACCCTGCACGAGGCCGCCTATGCCGCCGAGGTGGTGCGCGGCGGCATCCTGTCGGTGGACACCGGGCAGCGGGAGGCCGCGCAGGCGCTCGGCATCGGCAGGCGGCGCACCCTGCGCCGGATCGTCATCCCGCAGGCGATGCGCTCCATCGTGCCGACGGCCGGGAACATGCTGATCGGCACGCTGAAGGGGACCAGCATCGTGAGTGTGCTGGCGGTGCATGACCTGCTGTACTCCGTGCAGTTGGTCTACAACCAGACCTATCAGGTCATCCCGCTGCTGATGGTCGCCACCCTCTGGTACATCGCGGTCACGACCGTGCTCAGCGTGGGGCAGTTCTACGTCGAGCGCCACTACGCGCGCGGCTCCGTGGCCCGGCCCTGA
- a CDS encoding ABC transporter ATP-binding protein produces MATALAKTADTDTSVEHAARIAHVSKSFGGPAGQQLVLDDITLDVAPGEFVTLLGASGCGKSTLLNLVAGLDRPSAGDITTDGRPALMFQEHALFPWLTAGKNIELALKLRGVPKADRRPEAERLLELVRLHGAYGKRVHELSGGMRQRVALARALAQDSKLLLMDEPFAALDAITRDVLHDELTRIWRETGLSVLFVTHNVREAVRLAQRVVLLSSRPGRIAREWTVSIPHPRRIEDSEVAELSVEITEELRGEIRRHGQH; encoded by the coding sequence ATGGCAACCGCCCTCGCCAAGACCGCCGACACGGATACGTCCGTGGAGCACGCCGCACGCATCGCCCACGTCTCGAAGTCCTTCGGCGGCCCCGCCGGGCAGCAGCTCGTCCTCGACGACATCACCCTCGATGTCGCACCCGGCGAGTTCGTCACCCTCCTGGGAGCCTCCGGCTGCGGCAAGTCCACCCTGCTCAACCTCGTCGCCGGGCTGGACCGGCCCAGCGCCGGCGACATCACCACCGACGGCCGCCCGGCGCTGATGTTCCAGGAGCACGCCCTGTTCCCGTGGCTGACCGCGGGCAAGAACATCGAACTCGCCCTGAAACTGAGGGGCGTCCCCAAGGCCGACCGGCGTCCCGAGGCCGAACGCCTGCTGGAGCTCGTGCGGCTGCACGGGGCGTACGGCAAGCGGGTCCACGAGCTGTCCGGCGGTATGCGCCAGCGCGTCGCCCTGGCGCGGGCGCTGGCCCAGGACAGCAAGCTGCTGCTGATGGACGAGCCGTTCGCGGCGCTCGACGCCATCACCCGGGACGTGCTGCACGACGAGCTGACCCGGATCTGGCGCGAGACAGGCCTGTCGGTCCTCTTCGTCACCCACAACGTCCGCGAGGCCGTCCGCCTCGCCCAGCGCGTGGTGCTCCTGTCCTCCCGCCCCGGCCGCATCGCCCGGGAATGGACCGTCTCCATCCCGCACCCGCGCCGCATCGAGGACAGCGAGGTCGCCGAACTGTCCGTCGAGATCACCGAAGAACTGCGTGGGGAGATCCGCCGCCATGGCCAGCACTGA
- a CDS encoding winged helix-turn-helix domain-containing protein — MTTALPTTALSDVRHLRLVDDLPQDAAGDPGSPPLVGYLVLVPEGTDPTELFGRAGVRPAAPQARQADGEAVRIDPARHVAEVDGVELDLTYLEFALLAHLVRHPHHVHSRERLMAEIWGYDHVGDGRTVDVHIARLRRKLGKAHRDRIVTVRSVGYKYVPAGA, encoded by the coding sequence ATGACCACGGCACTTCCCACCACCGCACTGTCCGACGTCCGCCATCTGCGCCTGGTCGACGACCTTCCGCAGGACGCTGCCGGCGACCCCGGTTCCCCGCCGCTCGTCGGCTATCTCGTCCTGGTGCCCGAGGGCACCGACCCCACCGAACTCTTCGGCCGGGCCGGAGTCCGCCCGGCGGCACCCCAGGCCCGGCAGGCGGACGGCGAGGCCGTACGCATCGATCCCGCACGCCATGTCGCCGAAGTCGACGGAGTCGAACTCGACCTCACCTACCTGGAGTTCGCGCTGCTGGCGCATCTCGTCCGCCACCCCCACCACGTGCACTCGCGCGAGCGGCTGATGGCCGAGATCTGGGGCTACGACCACGTCGGCGACGGCCGCACCGTGGACGTCCACATCGCCCGGCTGCGCCGCAAGCTCGGCAAGGCCCACCGGGACCGGATCGTCACCGTGCGCAGCGTGGGCTACAAGTACGTGCCGGCCGGCGCATGA
- a CDS encoding S1 family peptidase has product MKHSTATLNSVRATLDRRIADVDPIPNTSWGVDPSTNTVTVDVFDAVSAADEKRLTRLVARYGDAVRVNRLPGKVDTAAYETLGGIGIESTDVAAGRYSACTLGFNVRDASGQKYFVTAGHCADSSSFQWWDRQAGGIYLGKRIWYDYGAIEKDYAVMEYRGENLAAYGAVRAAGVEYEITDSRYPNDGESVKRAGAVSSDLVGAVLSPSETVTFTDGTVLKNMIKTSNCGLQGDSGGPLWAGTDALGIFSGGNTPAGEPCNSAQSQYRSFYQPVHWVLAHHGLHAF; this is encoded by the coding sequence GTGAAGCACAGCACTGCCACCCTGAACTCGGTCCGCGCCACGCTCGACCGGCGCATCGCCGACGTGGACCCGATCCCGAACACCTCCTGGGGCGTCGACCCGAGCACCAACACGGTGACCGTCGACGTCTTCGACGCCGTGTCGGCCGCCGACGAGAAGCGGCTCACGCGGCTGGTCGCCCGGTACGGGGACGCCGTGCGCGTCAACCGGCTGCCTGGAAAGGTCGACACGGCCGCCTACGAGACCCTCGGCGGCATCGGTATCGAGTCCACGGACGTGGCGGCCGGCCGCTACTCGGCCTGCACGCTCGGGTTCAACGTCCGCGACGCCTCGGGGCAGAAGTACTTCGTCACCGCCGGACACTGCGCGGACTCCTCGTCGTTCCAGTGGTGGGACCGGCAGGCCGGGGGCATCTACCTCGGCAAGCGCATCTGGTACGACTACGGCGCCATCGAGAAGGACTACGCCGTCATGGAGTACCGCGGCGAGAACCTCGCCGCCTACGGGGCCGTCCGGGCGGCGGGCGTCGAGTACGAGATCACAGACTCCCGCTATCCCAACGACGGTGAGTCGGTGAAGCGTGCCGGTGCCGTCAGCAGTGACCTCGTGGGGGCGGTGCTGTCTCCGAGCGAGACGGTCACCTTCACGGACGGCACGGTCCTGAAGAACATGATCAAGACGTCCAACTGCGGCCTTCAGGGGGACAGTGGCGGTCCGCTGTGGGCGGGGACCGACGCCCTGGGCATCTTCTCCGGCGGCAACACACCGGCGGGCGAACCGTGCAACAGCGCCCAGAGTCAGTACCGGTCCTTCTATCAGCCGGTCCACTGGGTGCTCGCCCACCATGGGCTGCACGCCTTCTGA